The Apibacter raozihei DNA segment GACAAAACCAAGTATTTCCAATTTATCAAGATGTCCGGCATTTAAAGCCCATGAAGCAATTTTTTGCACGGTATGAAATTCACCTTCAGATACTTTGGCGGAGGCAATTTCCAAACGATTTATGCCCATGTCTATCAGAAGGCGAGTTATGCTCAGTTTTTCCTGCATTGAGAAAGAAACCCCAGAGGTCTGCTCTCCGTCGCGGAGAGTGGTATCCATAATCTCTATCATTTTTTGCAGCTTTTTTGGCTATAAACCAAAGTACATTCTTGTTTTTTCGTACTCTTCTATCTTGTCTTTTTTGGATAATAGGTAATCTATATCATCCAATCCTTTTTGAAGACATTCTTTTTTATAAGTGTTTATTTCGAATGCTTCAGATCTACCGGTCTTATTATTTGTAATAGTCTGTTGATTCAAATCAATAGTAAGTGTATTTTGAGGGTTATCATGAACACATTCAAGTATTTCTGATAAAAAATCTGGACTTACAACAACCGGAAGAAGTCCGTTATTAAGTGAATTGTTTTTAAAAATATCTGCAAAGTAGCTGGATACTACGGCTCTAAATCCATATCCTGAAACCGCCCATGCTGCATGCTCTCTACTGGAACCACTTCCAAAATTTTTGCCTGCTACTAAAATTGTTCCGCTATAGGTAGGGTTATTTAAAACAAAGTCCGGTTTAGGATTTCCATCTTTATCATATCTCCAGTCAGCAAAAAGATTATCTCCAAATCCTTCTTTATCTGTTGCTTTAAGAAATCTTGCTGGTATTATTTGGTCAGTATCTACATTTTCTATGGGAAGAGGTACATAAGTAGAAGTTACAGTTTGAAATTTTTCCATTTTAATTTTTGATTTTTAGGTTAGGCAATTTTTCTAGGGTCAGTAATTTTTCCTGTTACAGCAGCAGCAGCAGCTACTAACGGGCTAGCTAAAATAGTTCTGGCGCCAGGTCCTTGTCTGCCTTCAAAATTACGGTTGGTTGTAGAAATAGCATATTTTCCGGCAGGTACTTTATCATCATTCATTGCCAGGCAAGCGGAGCAACCAGGCTGACGCACTTCAAATCCTGCTTCAACTAATATTTGGTATAAACCTTCGTCTCTTAGCTGTTTTTCAACTCTATGGCTGCCTGGAACTAACCATGCAACTACATTGTCAGACTTTTTCTTTCCTTTTACAAAATTGGCAAATGTTCTAAAGTCTTCAATTCTACCATTGGTACAACTTCCTAAAAATACATAATCAATAGGTTTACCCTCCATTTTTTCTCCGGGTTGGAATCCCATATAATTTAAAGATTTTTTAAATGTAATTTGTCCGGTTTCGTCTAATCCTTCAAGAGTAGGAATAGAACCACTTATAAAGACACCCATTCCCGGATTTGTTCCGTAAGTTACCATTGGTTCAATTTTGCTGGCATCAAATACATATTCTTTATCAAATTCAGCACCTTCGTCTGTTTTCAATGTTCTCCAGTATTCAACAGCCTGTTCCCAGTTTT contains these protein-coding regions:
- the leuD gene encoding 3-isopropylmalate dehydratase small subunit gives rise to the protein MEKFQTVTSTYVPLPIENVDTDQIIPARFLKATDKEGFGDNLFADWRYDKDGNPKPDFVLNNPTYSGTILVAGKNFGSGSSREHAAWAVSGYGFRAVVSSYFADIFKNNSLNNGLLPVVVSPDFLSEILECVHDNPQNTLTIDLNQQTITNNKTGRSEAFEINTYKKECLQKGLDDIDYLLSKKDKIEEYEKTRMYFGL